One genomic window of Chiloscyllium punctatum isolate Juve2018m chromosome 21, sChiPun1.3, whole genome shotgun sequence includes the following:
- the LOC140492580 gene encoding lysophosphatidic acid receptor 4-like gives MSNQSCTFSNSSVTIERTTFTVLYSVIIVLGLSLNVLALWIFCVHIQQRSGTTFYMTNLAMVDILLVCFLPFRVVAYYKEDRLSCEIAGIIFLINMYTSIFFLACISLDRCLATVLPFKVRIYHLRRAAPWVSGLVWLLTVGCSLPTYLRWKFTVNVTSSYNCLEPIVVTNELPRNFTLAIGFGLPYSLVLTSSLLALVKMRKAKLSLTLNIRKTQNMILANFLVFTFCFLPYHVFLGFYRKENNDWNCSSRLLFQITQILASANTVFDPMIYYFTTEAFQKTHLMRTVCSMVCCRSSTEEQEKYSVPCRESYKKSSEASLFL, from the coding sequence ATGTCCAATCAATCGTGCACCTTCTCGAATTCCTCGGTGACCATCGAGCGAACCACCTTCACCGTGCTGTACAGTGTGATCATCGTGCTCGGCCTCTCTCTCAACGTGCTTGCCCTGTGGATCTTCTGCGTTCACATCCAGCAGCGATCTGGCACCACCTTCTACATGACGAACCTGGCCATGGTGGACATCTTGTTGGTCTGCTTCTTGCCCTTCCGCGTCGTTGCTTACTACAAGGAGGACAGACTGTCGTGCGAGATCGCCGGCATCATCTTCCTGATCAACATGTACACCAGCATCTTTTTCCTGGCCTGCATCAGTCTGGATCGCTGCCTGGCCACAGTTTTGCCCTTTAAGGTGAGGATTTACCACCTACGCAGAGCAGCGCCCTGGGTCAGTGGCTTGGTGTGGCTGCTCACTGTGGGCTGTAGCCTCCCCACCTACCTCAGATGGAAATTCACTGTCAACGTGACCAGTAGTTACAACTGCCTGGAGCCCATCGTCGTCACCAATGAACTCCCACGGAACTTCACCCTCGCCATCGGCTTTGGGCTTCCCTATAGTTTGGTCCTCACCAGCTCACTCCTCGCCCTCGTGAAGATGAGGAAGGCCAAATTATCGCTCACCCTGAACATCCGCAAAACCCAGAACATGATCCTGGCCAATTTCCTGGTCTTCACCTTTTGCTTTCTGCCTTACCATGTCTTCCTGGGCTTTTACAGAAAGGAGAACAACGATTGGAACTGCAGCAGTCGACTGCTCTTCCAGATAACCCAGATCCTCGCCAGTGCCAACACGGTCTTTGACCCCATGATCTATTACTTCACCACAGAAGCGTTTCAGAAAACTCACTTGATGAGAACTGTGTGCAGCATGGTTTGTTGTAGGTCcagcactgaggagcaggaaaaatacTCTGTGCCGTGCAGGGAGTCATACAAGAAATCATCAGAAGCATCTCTCTTTTTATAG